Proteins encoded by one window of Myxococcus guangdongensis:
- a CDS encoding STAS domain-containing protein: protein MFEVEVQVGKNRLVVRIWGDVDKEEAQRVGDAAVSAIDRMRPRFDLLSDLKGVTSLDYEGTVHLRRIMEAAKARGFRRVVRVVGRSVEAALHFERTSREMGYDAYLAFSLEEAERLLDGGP from the coding sequence GTGTTCGAGGTCGAGGTCCAGGTCGGCAAGAACCGGCTGGTGGTGCGCATCTGGGGAGACGTCGACAAGGAAGAGGCCCAGCGCGTCGGTGACGCCGCGGTGAGTGCCATCGACCGGATGCGTCCGCGGTTCGACCTGCTGTCGGACCTCAAGGGCGTGACGTCCTTGGACTACGAGGGCACGGTGCACCTGCGGCGCATCATGGAGGCCGCGAAGGCGCGAGGTTTCCGTCGGGTGGTGCGGGTGGTGGGGCGCTCGGTGGAGGCGGCGCTGCACTTCGAACGGACCAGCCGCGAGATGGGCTACGACGCCTATCTGGCCTTCTCGTTGGAGGAGGCGGAGCGGCTGTTGGACGGCGGTCCCTGA
- a CDS encoding SH3 domain-containing protein, translated as MSGYYSPEEAQDVFLKANEAYAREDYAAAQEGYEKLLSRGHGGADVLYNLGTTHLARGDLGRAVLSLEQARKQGGRAPDLEANLAVARARQVDKVVGATAEEEFLPRVTAATDGNMVAWTFLGTWVGALLLVLVWRWLAPGRRAVVGILAALLFAVALPSGVLLAAHAYVDDTVHEAVVLSPTLVARELPQPGARSIFEVHAGLKVRLLEETGRFVRIRLPNGLEGWAEREGVAEI; from the coding sequence GTGAGCGGCTACTACTCGCCGGAAGAGGCGCAGGACGTCTTCCTCAAGGCCAACGAGGCCTACGCGCGCGAGGACTACGCCGCCGCGCAGGAGGGCTACGAGAAGCTCCTGTCCCGAGGCCACGGTGGGGCGGACGTCCTTTACAACCTGGGCACCACGCACCTGGCGCGTGGCGACCTGGGCCGGGCGGTGCTCTCGCTGGAGCAGGCTCGCAAGCAGGGGGGCCGCGCGCCGGACCTGGAGGCCAACCTGGCCGTGGCCCGCGCCCGGCAGGTGGACAAGGTGGTGGGTGCCACGGCGGAGGAGGAGTTCCTGCCGCGCGTGACGGCGGCCACGGATGGCAACATGGTGGCGTGGACCTTCCTGGGCACGTGGGTGGGCGCGCTGTTGCTCGTGTTGGTGTGGCGGTGGCTCGCGCCAGGACGTCGCGCGGTGGTGGGCATCCTGGCCGCGCTGCTGTTCGCGGTGGCCCTCCCCTCGGGCGTCCTGCTGGCCGCGCACGCGTACGTGGATGACACGGTGCATGAAGCGGTGGTGCTGTCGCCCACCCTGGTGGCGCGGGAGCTGCCGCAGCCCGGCGCGCGCTCCATCTTCGAGGTGCATGCGGGCCTGAAGGTGCGCCTGCTGGAGGAGACGGGGCGCTTCGTGCGCATCCGGTTGCCCAACGGCCTGGAGGGCTGGGCCGAGCGCGAGGGCGTCGCGGAAATCTGA